A single Chryseobacterium sp. DNA region contains:
- a CDS encoding aminotransferase class I/II-fold pyridoxal phosphate-dependent enzyme, translating into MSIDFTTATFKDFENIPDYDIAQRADYFYEFLDHMTARGHNNYRLKNTSGSNATLNIDIADHNKEYISFVSSDYLGFSQHPKVKRAAIEGIEKYGTGTGASPLIGGYFDYHNVLEKKIAQFFGRNEEEVVLFTTGYAANSATLQILMQKEDIAILDMGVHASVHEGCAFTNKKTFPHNNLEALEHILKMSESMYRTKLVIIDGVYSQEGDTSRASEIYDLVKKYNAYLMVDDAHGVGVLGETGRGALEYDDLLQKVDFIAGTSSKTFGNLGGYMITNKKIASFLKFQSRQHIFSVTAPPSSAGIVKAIDLIDEEPFWKDKLWNNINYFKKGLDDLGLDTGITCSAIIPVKIGDQSKMWDIGRILIEEGVYTNPIMYPAVPRKDARIRMTVTARHEKEHLDKTLNVFDDINKKLHIAKK; encoded by the coding sequence ATGAGTATTGATTTTACAACAGCAACTTTTAAAGATTTTGAGAATATACCGGATTATGATATTGCTCAAAGAGCAGATTATTTTTATGAATTTCTAGACCATATGACCGCTAGAGGACATAATAATTACAGATTGAAAAATACGTCAGGAAGCAATGCAACATTAAATATAGATATTGCAGACCACAATAAAGAATATATCAGTTTTGTTTCCAGTGATTATTTAGGTTTTTCACAACATCCGAAAGTAAAACGGGCTGCTATTGAAGGAATTGAAAAATATGGAACAGGGACAGGAGCATCGCCCCTTATTGGCGGATATTTTGATTATCATAATGTTTTAGAAAAAAAAATCGCTCAGTTTTTTGGAAGGAATGAAGAGGAAGTAGTATTGTTTACTACCGGATATGCTGCTAATAGTGCTACTTTGCAGATTTTAATGCAGAAAGAAGATATTGCAATTTTAGATATGGGGGTACATGCAAGTGTACATGAAGGATGTGCTTTTACCAATAAAAAAACATTTCCGCACAATAATCTGGAAGCTTTGGAGCACATTTTGAAAATGTCTGAAAGTATGTACCGTACAAAGCTTGTTATCATCGATGGAGTATACTCTCAGGAAGGTGATACGTCGCGTGCGAGCGAGATTTATGATCTTGTAAAAAAGTATAATGCCTATCTCATGGTAGATGATGCTCATGGTGTTGGAGTGCTGGGAGAAACAGGAAGAGGAGCTCTGGAATATGATGATTTGTTGCAGAAAGTAGATTTTATAGCAGGAACATCTAGCAAAACGTTTGGTAATCTGGGAGGGTATATGATTACTAATAAAAAAATAGCATCTTTCCTTAAGTTCCAGTCAAGGCAACATATTTTTTCCGTAACAGCGCCGCCCTCTTCTGCAGGAATAGTAAAGGCGATTGATCTGATTGATGAAGAACCGTTTTGGAAAGATAAATTATGGAATAATATCAATTATTTTAAAAAGGGACTTGATGATTTAGGGTTAGATACAGGAATTACTTGTTCAGCAATTATTCCGGTGAAAATAGGGGACCAAAGTAAAATGTGGGATATAGGTAGAATATTGATAGAAGAAGGAGTCTATACAAACCCTATTATGTACCCTGCGGTACCAAGAAAAGACGCTCGAATCCGAATGACTGTGACCGCAAGACACGAAAAAGAACATCTTGACAAAACATTGAATGTCTTTGATGATATTAATAAAAAATTGCATATTGCGAAAAAATAA
- a CDS encoding TetR/AcrR family transcriptional regulator produces the protein MPRKVVQGPIRDKEKTKQKLLAAVGKILRVKGYSGLKVSKIAAVAGFDKKLIYEYFGSTDKLIDEYIKSQDYWSKFSPNIEEEIQVGKGKDALTQGILTQFESLKKNKELQKIILWELSESKPILKNILKQREEVAANLFENVTDPYFGENATNVRAMLALIAAGVYYLNLFPAYNGTEFCGIDMRTEEGRGEVEKVIVEIIDYYYQTKQSKK, from the coding sequence ATGCCTAGAAAAGTAGTGCAAGGACCCATTAGGGACAAAGAAAAAACAAAACAAAAACTGCTTGCAGCAGTTGGTAAAATTTTGAGAGTAAAAGGCTATTCAGGTCTGAAAGTAAGTAAAATTGCAGCCGTAGCCGGATTTGACAAAAAGCTTATCTATGAGTACTTCGGAAGTACAGATAAACTTATTGATGAATACATAAAATCTCAGGATTATTGGAGTAAATTCAGTCCAAATATTGAAGAAGAAATACAGGTGGGAAAAGGTAAGGATGCCCTGACCCAAGGAATTCTTACTCAGTTTGAGAGCTTGAAGAAAAACAAAGAATTACAAAAAATTATTCTTTGGGAACTTTCTGAAAGTAAGCCAATACTTAAAAATATACTGAAGCAAAGAGAAGAGGTAGCTGCTAATTTATTCGAAAATGTAACGGATCCTTATTTCGGTGAAAATGCTACAAACGTCAGAGCGATGTTAGCTTTAATAGCAGCAGGAGTATACTATCTGAATTTATTTCCGGCATACAACGGAACGGAATTCTGTGGTATTGATATGAGAACTGAGGAAGGAAGAGGTGAAGTTGAAAAAGTGATTGTTGAGATTATAGACTATTACTACCAAACAAAACAATCAAAAAAATGA
- the dnaX gene encoding DNA polymerase III subunit gamma/tau — translation MENFIVSARKYRPQEFDTVVGQSHITDTLEHAIEESQLAQALLFCGPRGVGKTTCARILARKINEKDGSVSEDGFAYNIYELDAASNNSVDDIRELIDQVRFAPQVGKYKVYIIDEVHMLSSAAFNAFLKTLEEPPAHAIFILATTEKHKIIPTILSRCQIYDFKRIIIEDIQGHLRNIAQKENIQYEDDALYLIAQKADGALRDALSIFDRLSTFSQKNITLAKAAEVLNILDYDQYLNIVDLAKENKIPEVLFALNEIVKKGFDPHIFIAGLGNHFRDLMMAQNAATIELIEVGEKTKARFVEQSQKWNAQQLIDAIEICNHADINYKNSKNPRLTVEIALMQLASLTANSGDTKKKSS, via the coding sequence ATGGAAAATTTTATAGTATCTGCAAGAAAATATCGCCCTCAGGAGTTTGATACGGTTGTTGGGCAATCCCATATTACGGATACTTTAGAACATGCAATAGAGGAAAGCCAGTTAGCTCAGGCTTTACTTTTTTGTGGTCCTCGTGGTGTGGGTAAAACTACTTGTGCCAGAATTTTGGCTAGAAAGATTAATGAAAAGGACGGTTCCGTTTCAGAAGATGGCTTTGCCTACAATATCTATGAACTGGATGCTGCTTCCAACAACTCTGTAGATGATATCAGAGAACTTATTGATCAGGTACGTTTTGCCCCTCAGGTAGGAAAATATAAAGTGTATATCATTGATGAGGTACACATGCTGTCTTCTGCAGCTTTCAATGCGTTCCTTAAAACACTTGAGGAACCGCCTGCACATGCCATTTTTATTCTGGCAACTACAGAAAAGCATAAAATCATTCCTACCATTTTATCCAGATGCCAGATTTATGACTTCAAAAGGATTATTATTGAAGACATTCAGGGGCATTTAAGAAATATTGCGCAGAAAGAAAATATCCAGTATGAAGATGATGCGTTGTATCTGATTGCTCAAAAGGCTGACGGGGCACTGAGAGATGCCCTTTCCATATTTGACAGGCTTTCTACTTTTTCCCAGAAAAACATCACGCTCGCTAAAGCTGCTGAAGTCCTTAATATTTTAGATTACGATCAGTATCTGAATATTGTAGACCTGGCTAAAGAAAACAAAATTCCCGAAGTCCTTTTTGCATTGAATGAAATTGTTAAAAAAGGCTTTGACCCCCATATTTTTATTGCAGGATTAGGAAATCATTTCAGAGATCTTATGATGGCACAAAATGCCGCCACCATAGAACTGATTGAGGTGGGCGAAAAAACAAAGGCCCGATTTGTAGAACAAAGCCAGAAATGGAACGCCCAGCAGCTGATCGATGCCATTGAGATCTGCAATCATGCGGATATCAATTATAAAAATTCAAAAAATCCAAGACTTACAGTTGAAATTGCACTGATGCAGCTGGCTTCTCTGACAGCTAATTCAGGCGATACTAAAAAAAAAAGTTCTTAA
- a CDS encoding chorismate mutase, whose translation MNLKELKNDWINGLTQPLMIAGPCSAESEAQMLETAKRIKESNAQVSVFRAGIWKPRTKPNGFEGVGVIGLNWLKKVKEEYGFKTATEVANAHHVFAALEADVDVLWIGARSTVNPFTVQEIAMALRGTDKPVFVKNPVNPDLALWIGALERLLGQDIKNLGVIHRGFSTYQKTKYRNNPNWQIALDFKSQFPNIPMLIDPSHICGNRTGLADITQEALNVGYQGAIIETHSNPDEAWSDAAQQITPEVLAELIGNLKVRNPNLAGFEGEMGRHRTLISDIDFQLIELLSQRMKISEKIGKLKKENDIAIFQPERWKVITEYASQKAKETGMSHEFIEKVFKAIHEESIEVQNNIMIER comes from the coding sequence ATGAACTTAAAAGAATTAAAAAACGATTGGATCAATGGGCTTACACAGCCTTTGATGATTGCAGGACCATGTAGCGCGGAAAGCGAAGCTCAAATGCTTGAAACAGCTAAAAGAATTAAAGAATCAAATGCACAGGTTTCTGTTTTCCGTGCGGGAATTTGGAAGCCTCGTACTAAACCGAACGGTTTTGAAGGAGTAGGAGTGATCGGTTTGAACTGGCTGAAAAAAGTAAAAGAAGAATACGGATTTAAAACAGCTACTGAAGTAGCCAATGCCCACCATGTGTTTGCAGCACTGGAAGCAGATGTAGATGTTCTTTGGATCGGAGCACGCTCTACAGTGAATCCTTTTACTGTTCAGGAAATTGCGATGGCTTTAAGAGGAACAGATAAACCTGTGTTTGTGAAAAACCCTGTAAATCCAGACCTTGCACTATGGATTGGGGCATTGGAAAGGCTTTTAGGACAGGATATTAAAAACCTGGGTGTTATCCACAGAGGATTTTCAACATACCAGAAAACCAAATACAGAAACAACCCGAACTGGCAGATTGCTTTAGATTTCAAAAGCCAGTTTCCTAATATTCCGATGTTGATAGACCCTTCTCATATCTGTGGGAACAGAACAGGATTGGCAGATATTACTCAGGAAGCTCTTAACGTTGGATACCAGGGGGCTATTATTGAAACACACTCTAACCCGGATGAAGCATGGAGTGATGCTGCACAGCAAATTACCCCTGAGGTATTGGCTGAGCTTATCGGAAACTTAAAAGTTAGAAATCCAAACCTTGCAGGATTTGAAGGGGAAATGGGAAGACACAGGACATTGATTTCTGATATTGACTTCCAGTTAATTGAGCTGCTTTCCCAGAGGATGAAAATATCCGAAAAAATCGGTAAGCTTAAGAAAGAAAATGACATTGCCATCTTCCAGCCTGAACGCTGGAAAGTTATTACGGAATATGCCAGCCAAAAAGCGAAAGAAACAGGAATGTCTCATGAATTTATAGAAAAAGTATTCAAAGCAATTCACGAAGAATCTATTGAAGTACAGAATAATATCATGATTGAAAGATAA
- the rsgA gene encoding ribosome small subunit-dependent GTPase A yields the protein MKGKIIKSTGSWYQVLELETNKIFEARIRGKFKLIKTRLTNPLAVGDFVEFQLEQDDIAWITKIDPRRNYLIRKSVNLSKEAHIIASNIDLACFIFTLKHPETSLGFLDRFLACCEAYNITPLILFNKMDVLHEEEIEIVKDIEFLYQEIGYDTLEISSYSRLNLDQLKELLKDKTSVFFGHSGCGKSTLVNALQPGLNLKTSEISDTHLKGKHTTTFAQMHFWDFGGNVIDTPGVREFAMIDIEKEEVQHYFPEIFKKREECKFHNCLHINEPKCAVTEALETGEIQHSRYSTYIKLMEEAEEASQK from the coding sequence ATGAAAGGAAAAATCATCAAATCTACAGGCAGTTGGTACCAGGTTTTGGAATTGGAAACTAATAAAATTTTCGAAGCCAGAATCCGGGGGAAGTTCAAACTGATCAAAACAAGGCTTACCAATCCGCTTGCTGTTGGAGATTTTGTTGAGTTCCAGCTGGAACAGGATGATATCGCGTGGATTACCAAAATTGATCCCCGCAGAAATTATCTGATCAGAAAATCGGTAAACCTATCCAAAGAAGCCCATATTATTGCTTCCAATATCGATCTGGCATGTTTTATCTTTACGCTGAAACATCCGGAAACTTCACTTGGTTTTCTGGACCGGTTCTTAGCCTGCTGTGAAGCTTATAATATCACCCCTCTGATTCTGTTCAATAAAATGGATGTGCTGCATGAAGAAGAAATTGAGATCGTAAAAGATATTGAATTTCTTTATCAGGAAATAGGATATGATACTTTAGAAATTTCATCTTACTCCAGGTTGAATCTTGATCAGCTTAAGGAACTTCTTAAAGATAAGACTTCTGTATTCTTCGGTCATTCGGGTTGTGGAAAATCTACACTGGTGAACGCATTGCAGCCGGGCCTTAATCTGAAAACTTCTGAAATATCAGACACTCATCTTAAAGGGAAGCATACCACCACTTTTGCCCAGATGCACTTTTGGGATTTTGGTGGAAATGTTATTGACACACCGGGAGTACGCGAGTTTGCGATGATTGACATCGAAAAAGAAGAGGTACAGCATTATTTTCCCGAAATCTTCAAAAAAAGAGAAGAGTGTAAATTTCATAACTGTCTTCATATTAATGAGCCAAAATGTGCCGTTACCGAAGCTCTGGAAACCGGAGAAATTCAGCATTCCCGTTATTCCACGTATATAAAACTAATGGAAGAAGCAGAAGAAGCCTCTCAAAAATAA
- a CDS encoding nucleoside-diphosphate kinase, translating into MSNITFTMIKPDAVADGHIGAILGKIAEGGFKIKALKLTQLTVADAKKFYEVHAERPFYGELVEFMSSGPIVAAVLEKENAVEDFRTLIGSTNPAEAAEGTIRKMFARSIGENAVHGSDSNENALIEAQFHFSGREIF; encoded by the coding sequence ATGTCTAACATTACATTCACTATGATTAAGCCTGATGCAGTTGCTGACGGACATATCGGTGCTATATTAGGTAAGATTGCAGAAGGAGGTTTTAAAATCAAAGCTTTAAAATTAACTCAGCTTACAGTGGCTGATGCTAAAAAATTCTATGAAGTACATGCTGAAAGACCATTTTATGGGGAGCTGGTAGAATTCATGAGCTCAGGACCTATCGTAGCTGCTGTTTTAGAAAAAGAAAATGCAGTTGAAGACTTTAGAACATTAATCGGTTCTACAAACCCTGCAGAAGCAGCAGAAGGTACGATCAGAAAAATGTTTGCAAGAAGCATTGGTGAGAACGCTGTTCACGGATCAGATTCTAACGAGAATGCTCTTATCGAAGCTCAGTTCCATTTTTCTGGAAGAGAGATTTTCTAA
- a CDS encoding alpha-L-fucosidase, with protein sequence MRNRLIKAVILGLILSHSITVKAQSAEPQKKMEWFKNAKLGIFIHWGIYSVNGISESWSFFNNYINHENYMKQLNGFSASKYRPDQWVELIKESGAQYAVITSKHHDGVSLWNSKGEKAITIPDHSLAKKDVLSPFISNLKKSGLKTGLYFSLPDWSHPYYDINTRTKKRYEIKNEPKRWQSFIHYYQTQLNELSSRYKPDLLWFDGDWEHTSEEWKASQTLDILRQYNPDIIINSRLNNHGDYDTPEQGIPVIAPQNPYWELCYTMNDSWGYQPYDTHYKTPNMMVRTLADVISMGGNLLLDIGPKADGSLPEKQVEILKNLGRWVSKNKRAVYGTDRGIPFENYKGKSSFSEAKKSLFLYLEEAKSLTKIYGLATKPTSVKIVGNGQAVINSDYSDKKTLTLHFSKVKFDQDVTVVELTFDQPPVFVKDLKKEQYTLSELLAQKNVQSAAYDIAETLHRGENIFMNSGLTQDGLDMQLPKTPQSNPETQQWISTHAEALFETGKGLPDGHYSGMSTLSKDKQTLYLFVEGEPTGPIALKGIKNGIARIRIVGEGTLLNHEIYNKLYWSDRPGIIYIDIPKDRLDKNITVIAVLLDKPLELYREKIGAIENNL encoded by the coding sequence ATGAGAAACAGACTGATCAAAGCTGTAATCCTCGGGTTAATACTATCACACAGCATCACTGTAAAAGCCCAATCGGCAGAGCCCCAAAAGAAGATGGAATGGTTCAAAAATGCCAAGCTGGGTATTTTTATTCATTGGGGAATTTATTCCGTCAATGGAATTTCCGAATCATGGTCATTCTTCAACAATTATATTAACCATGAAAATTACATGAAACAGCTGAACGGATTTTCAGCTTCAAAATACCGGCCGGACCAGTGGGTGGAACTGATCAAGGAATCCGGGGCACAATATGCGGTTATCACCTCCAAACATCATGACGGCGTATCTCTCTGGAACTCAAAGGGAGAAAAAGCAATCACGATCCCTGATCATTCTCTTGCCAAAAAAGATGTCTTAAGTCCTTTTATATCAAATCTTAAAAAGTCAGGATTAAAAACCGGACTCTATTTTTCTCTTCCCGACTGGAGCCATCCTTATTACGATATCAATACCCGGACAAAAAAAAGGTATGAAATAAAAAATGAACCGAAACGCTGGCAAAGTTTTATACATTATTATCAAACTCAGCTGAATGAGCTCTCTTCCCGATACAAACCGGATCTGTTATGGTTTGATGGTGACTGGGAGCATACCTCTGAAGAATGGAAAGCTTCTCAGACCCTGGATATTTTAAGGCAATATAATCCCGACATCATTATCAATTCAAGGCTTAATAATCATGGAGACTATGATACTCCGGAACAGGGAATCCCGGTTATTGCCCCTCAAAACCCGTACTGGGAACTCTGCTATACCATGAATGACTCGTGGGGATACCAGCCCTATGACACCCATTATAAAACCCCCAATATGATGGTCCGGACACTTGCAGATGTCATCAGCATGGGTGGTAATTTACTGCTTGATATAGGGCCAAAAGCAGATGGAAGTCTTCCTGAAAAGCAGGTTGAAATTCTAAAGAATCTCGGAAGATGGGTTTCAAAAAACAAAAGAGCAGTGTATGGCACAGACCGGGGAATCCCCTTTGAAAATTACAAAGGCAAATCTTCTTTTTCCGAAGCCAAAAAGTCTTTATTTCTTTATTTGGAAGAAGCCAAAAGTCTGACTAAAATCTACGGGCTCGCAACAAAACCCACCTCCGTTAAAATCGTTGGAAACGGCCAGGCTGTCATTAATAGTGATTATAGTGACAAAAAGACACTGACACTTCATTTTTCAAAAGTAAAATTTGATCAGGATGTTACTGTTGTTGAGCTTACTTTTGATCAGCCGCCTGTATTTGTCAAAGATTTAAAAAAGGAACAATATACGCTTTCCGAATTACTGGCTCAAAAAAATGTTCAATCGGCAGCATATGACATCGCTGAAACCCTGCATCGGGGAGAAAATATATTCATGAATTCCGGACTTACCCAAGACGGACTTGATATGCAGCTGCCCAAAACACCGCAAAGCAACCCTGAAACACAGCAATGGATCAGTACACATGCGGAAGCTTTATTTGAGACCGGCAAAGGATTGCCGGACGGGCATTATTCCGGTATGAGCACTCTTTCAAAGGATAAACAGACCCTCTATCTTTTTGTAGAAGGCGAACCGACAGGCCCCATCGCTTTGAAAGGAATCAAAAACGGAATTGCCAGAATAAGAATTGTAGGTGAAGGAACCTTACTTAATCATGAAATTTACAATAAACTTTACTGGAGTGACAGGCCTGGAATTATTTATATTGATATTCCCAAGGATAGGCTTGATAAGAATATTACGGTCATTGCAGTATTGCTGGATAAGCCTTTAGAGCTTTACAGGGAAAAGATCGGTGCAATAGAGAATAATCTTTAA
- a CDS encoding anthrone oxygenase family protein has protein sequence MTTLLLLITAVLTALIGGLFYAYSCSVVLGLGKLSDTEYIKAMQSINREILNPVFFMSFIGTAVLLPVSTFVFRGQQPVFIFLLLATLAYLIGVFGVTAVGNVPMNDMLDRFDISGSTADAIRQMRESFENKWNFLNNIRSLFSVVSIALVVCACIWNREV, from the coding sequence ATGACCACTTTATTATTACTTATTACAGCTGTGCTTACTGCTTTAATCGGAGGGCTCTTCTATGCCTATTCCTGTTCTGTTGTTCTCGGATTGGGAAAACTGTCTGATACGGAATATATAAAGGCGATGCAGAGCATCAACAGGGAAATCCTTAATCCTGTGTTTTTTATGAGTTTTATAGGGACTGCGGTTCTTCTTCCTGTCTCTACATTTGTGTTCCGCGGACAGCAGCCTGTATTTATTTTTCTTTTACTGGCAACATTGGCTTATCTCATAGGCGTTTTTGGAGTTACGGCAGTTGGAAATGTCCCGATGAATGATATGCTTGATCGATTTGATATCTCAGGCTCTACGGCAGATGCCATTCGGCAGATGCGCGAAAGTTTTGAAAATAAATGGAATTTTTTAAATAACATAAGATCCCTGTTCTCTGTGGTCAGTATTGCCCTGGTAGTTTGTGCATGTATTTGGAACAGGGAAGTATAA
- the rpe gene encoding ribulose-phosphate 3-epimerase, with the protein MKTKLIAPSLLSADFGNLQRDIEMLNRSQADWFHIDVMDGRFVPNISFGFPVMKTVQQHAKKFVDVHLMIVEPEKYVDEFINHGADLISVHYEACTHLHRTIHHIQSRGAKAGVVLNPSTPVLMLEDIIADVDLVLLMSVNPGFGGQKFIENTYKKIAETKDLILSNNSTALIEIDGGVNLDNASKLFEAGADVLVAGNAVFSAESPERTIELLKI; encoded by the coding sequence ATGAAAACGAAGCTTATTGCTCCTTCCCTTTTATCTGCAGACTTTGGGAATCTGCAAAGAGACATTGAAATGCTGAACAGATCTCAGGCAGACTGGTTTCATATTGACGTAATGGACGGGAGATTTGTCCCTAACATTTCATTCGGTTTCCCTGTAATGAAAACCGTTCAGCAGCATGCTAAAAAATTTGTAGATGTACATTTAATGATCGTAGAACCTGAAAAATACGTTGACGAATTTATCAATCATGGCGCAGACCTGATTTCCGTACATTATGAAGCATGTACTCACCTTCACAGAACAATTCACCATATCCAGAGCAGAGGGGCTAAAGCCGGTGTTGTTTTAAATCCTTCCACTCCGGTTTTAATGCTTGAAGACATTATTGCAGATGTGGATCTTGTATTATTAATGAGTGTAAACCCTGGATTCGGGGGACAGAAATTCATTGAAAACACCTATAAAAAAATTGCAGAGACCAAAGACCTGATCTTAAGCAATAATTCTACCGCACTTATTGAAATAGACGGAGGTGTAAATCTTGATAATGCATCAAAACTTTTTGAAGCGGGAGCTGACGTATTAGTGGCCGGAAATGCAGTATTCTCTGCTGAAAGCCCGGAAAGAACCATTGAGCTTTTAAAGATTTAA